A single region of the Halorussus salinus genome encodes:
- a CDS encoding TMEM165/GDT1 family protein encodes MTGWLEITVVAFTAQLAVLPGEKVQFIIAGLSTRYNPWVVVAAAGSAFAGWTALEIWFGSALKGALPGVYLDAFTAALFLVFAALLVRSAPERGETPAETDGGMMGTGDLDVSVFGREVPDALGGFLPIFVMMVTGEFGDKTQLVTIGLAAQYGATPAIWAGEMLAIIPVSLANAFFFHTFSHKFDVRKAHYAGAVLFLFFGLDTVLSIFTGFSVWETVVGSVAGALTAALPL; translated from the coding sequence ATGACCGGCTGGCTCGAAATCACGGTGGTCGCGTTCACGGCGCAACTGGCGGTGCTTCCGGGCGAGAAGGTCCAGTTCATCATCGCTGGCCTCTCGACGCGATACAACCCGTGGGTCGTCGTCGCGGCCGCCGGAAGCGCCTTCGCCGGGTGGACCGCGCTCGAAATCTGGTTCGGGAGCGCGCTGAAGGGCGCGCTTCCGGGTGTCTACCTCGACGCGTTCACCGCGGCGCTCTTTCTGGTCTTCGCGGCCCTCCTCGTCCGGTCGGCCCCCGAGCGCGGCGAGACCCCCGCCGAGACCGACGGCGGAATGATGGGCACGGGCGACCTCGACGTGTCGGTGTTCGGCCGCGAGGTCCCCGACGCCCTCGGCGGCTTCCTCCCCATCTTCGTGATGATGGTCACGGGTGAGTTCGGCGACAAGACCCAACTGGTCACCATCGGTCTGGCGGCCCAGTACGGCGCGACTCCCGCGATTTGGGCGGGCGAGATGCTGGCCATCATCCCGGTCAGCCTCGCCAACGCCTTCTTCTTCCACACGTTCTCGCACAAGTTCGACGTGCGGAAGGCCCACTACGCCGGGGCGGTGCTGTTCCTGTTCTTCGGTCTCGACACCGTGCTGTCCATCTTCACCGGCTTCTCGGTCTGGGAGACCGTCGTCGGCTCCGTCGCTGGTGCGCTCACCGCCGCGCTCCCGCTCTGA